A section of the Methanosarcina mazei S-6 genome encodes:
- a CDS encoding daunorubicin resistance protein DrrA family ABC transporter ATP-binding protein, with protein sequence MQNILTVKSLTKKFEDFTAVKGISFDVKTGSIFAFLGPNGAGKSTTIKMLTTVLKPTSGEIWINGFNALKEQDNARASFGIVFQDHSLDEELTAYENMVYHSVIYKVPRKERENRIRQALEIVGLWDRRKDFVKKYSGGMKRRLEIARALVHYPKILFLDEPTVGLDPQTRKSIWTHIKNLNEERGMTIFLTTHYMDEAEEVADEIAIIDHGKIIESGTLEKIKTNNETESLEEAFLKLTGRDIRDENGSAGSKTRFMRGKGRRGRI encoded by the coding sequence ATGCAAAACATACTCACAGTTAAATCTCTGACAAAAAAATTTGAAGATTTCACCGCAGTAAAAGGAATCAGTTTTGATGTAAAAACAGGCTCTATATTTGCTTTCCTCGGGCCTAACGGGGCAGGCAAGTCTACAACCATCAAAATGCTTACAACGGTCCTGAAGCCCACTTCCGGGGAAATCTGGATAAATGGCTTCAATGCACTGAAAGAACAGGATAATGCAAGAGCCTCTTTCGGGATAGTGTTTCAGGACCACAGCCTTGATGAAGAGCTTACAGCCTACGAAAATATGGTATACCACTCCGTAATCTACAAAGTTCCCAGAAAAGAGAGGGAAAACAGAATTCGACAGGCACTTGAAATTGTGGGGCTCTGGGACAGGCGGAAAGATTTCGTAAAAAAGTATTCCGGAGGAATGAAACGCAGGCTTGAGATTGCCAGGGCTCTTGTTCATTATCCGAAGATCCTTTTTCTTGACGAGCCCACTGTGGGGCTTGACCCCCAGACGAGAAAGTCTATCTGGACCCATATAAAAAACCTGAATGAAGAAAGGGGCATGACGATTTTTCTGACAACTCATTACATGGATGAAGCCGAAGAGGTAGCTGACGAAATAGCAATTATAGACCACGGAAAAATCATAGAATCCGGCACTCTGGAAAAAATAAAAACCAATAATGAAACCGAGTCTTTAGAAGAAGCCTTCCTTAAACTTACAGGCAGGGACATAAGGGACGAAAACGGAAGTGCAGGAAGTAAAACGAGGTTTATGAGAGGAAAAGGAAGGAGGGGCAGGATTTGA
- the htpX gene encoding zinc metalloprotease HtpX, translated as MKRKWERDLGLQGRMLFTMFLLAAVYLFFLAFLSYYGTSQIFIILFIGLFMAAQYFYSDKMVLWTTGAQIVSESEAPQLHGMITRLCAIADLPKPQVAIVRTQVPNAFATGRNQNKAVVAVTTGLMDKLSPAELEAVLAHELSHVKNRDMAVLTIASFLSSVAFYIVRYSLYFGNMGGGRRKEGGGIMLVWLVSIVVWIVSFLLIRALSRYREFSADRGAAVITGQPANLASALMKISGVMDRVPGDDLRKVEGMNAFFIIPAISGSSIMDIFSTHPSVEKRIAKLEKMQQEMS; from the coding sequence ATGAAAAGAAAATGGGAACGGGACCTTGGGCTTCAGGGAAGAATGCTCTTCACGATGTTTCTTCTGGCAGCAGTTTACCTTTTTTTCCTTGCATTCCTTTCATACTACGGAACATCTCAGATTTTCATAATTCTATTCATCGGTCTTTTCATGGCCGCCCAGTATTTTTATTCGGATAAGATGGTGCTCTGGACAACAGGGGCGCAGATTGTTTCTGAAAGTGAAGCCCCGCAGCTCCACGGGATGATTACCAGGCTCTGCGCAATAGCTGACCTCCCGAAACCTCAGGTTGCAATTGTAAGGACGCAGGTCCCAAACGCCTTTGCTACAGGCAGGAACCAGAATAAAGCTGTTGTTGCGGTTACGACAGGGCTTATGGACAAACTCTCTCCTGCTGAACTTGAAGCAGTACTTGCGCATGAATTGAGCCATGTAAAGAACAGGGACATGGCTGTCCTGACGATTGCCAGTTTTCTCTCATCAGTGGCTTTCTATATTGTACGCTACAGCCTTTATTTCGGGAATATGGGAGGAGGCAGAAGGAAGGAAGGCGGAGGTATTATGCTTGTCTGGCTTGTTTCCATCGTGGTCTGGATTGTCAGCTTTTTACTGATCCGCGCCCTTTCCCGTTACAGAGAATTCTCTGCTGACAGGGGAGCGGCTGTTATCACCGGGCAGCCTGCAAATCTTGCTTCTGCCCTTATGAAGATAAGCGGAGTTATGGATAGAGTGCCAGGTGATGACCTCAGAAAAGTCGAAGGCATGAACGCCTTTTTTATTATACCTGCAATCTCAGGCTCTTCTATAATGGACATCTTTTCCACCCACCCTTCAGTGGAAAAGAGGATAGCAAAGCTTGAGAAAATGCAGCAGGAAATGAGTTGA
- the pspAB gene encoding PspA-associated protein PspAB, with protein sequence MGFRNFVDAVLGRSRLPKAKSDKLFAISTASITLESSLGLKPSGYAGICFKPLGATSYESARKEIEELLEFSSKETETDFRLEKDEFNFLWAIFKDPDFEDLVASIHLVSQTLEDRGFGEQILCAIYRFDREPEIRTAGQDEKAHAKGARGKSVYWIYNFKQGTYYPFIPLSGKQRDSPFEFRLRAEMEREMPVEKNVEKWYPLWGIPF encoded by the coding sequence ATGGGTTTCCGGAATTTTGTGGATGCGGTCCTTGGGAGAAGCAGGCTTCCAAAAGCAAAAAGTGACAAGCTATTTGCAATCTCTACAGCAAGCATCACCCTGGAAAGCAGTCTTGGCCTGAAGCCTTCAGGATATGCAGGGATCTGTTTTAAGCCTTTAGGGGCTACCTCTTACGAATCTGCGAGAAAGGAAATCGAAGAGCTTCTGGAATTCAGTTCAAAGGAGACTGAAACTGACTTCAGGCTCGAAAAAGATGAATTTAACTTTCTCTGGGCTATTTTTAAAGATCCTGATTTCGAAGACCTTGTTGCCAGTATTCACCTTGTAAGCCAGACACTTGAAGACAGGGGCTTTGGCGAGCAGATCCTCTGTGCCATTTACAGGTTTGACAGAGAGCCTGAAATTCGGACAGCCGGGCAGGATGAAAAAGCCCATGCAAAAGGAGCCAGAGGAAAATCAGTTTACTGGATCTATAACTTTAAACAGGGGACTTATTATCCCTTTATTCCTCTCTCTGGCAAACAGAGAGACAGCCCCTTTGAATTCAGGCTCAGGGCAGAAATGGAAAGAGAAATGCCTGTAGAAAAGAATGTGGAAAAATGGTATCCCCTCTGGGGAATTCCTTTCTAA